ATTAAAACTTGAAGCTTCATTAAGTACGAACAAATGAATCCTTCGAAATAGGTATTGATTTAATCCAATGAGGGACAATTGAGACATAACAAATGCTTCAAAAGTAAAGAGTTACAATTACCATGTAGAAGCAAATGTTTCTATACTAAACAGTCTGCATATAGGTTCTAGAAAGATAGTCATTGTTACTAATACTTCATGGAAGTTGTAACATTCTCTGAAACACGAAGTGTTAGCTAGCTACTATGTTATTGAATCTGCATCATAAACATATTGTAGAAGTTCTTGTTCAAGCGTAGGGCTAGTACGTCTCATCACTTCCCATCCCTCGGAGGATGATATGGTTATGAAGTTCCTCACTATCATACGAATACAAACCACTATAAGTCGTGGTGCATCACAGTTCCTTCCCAACTGAAGCCCATCTATCACATTATCAGGGTTCAACCGATCCTGCTCGAAAAGGCGTGTGCAGACTCTTCTAAGTGATGGTACCGAATAAGAATGTGATAAGACTAACAAAGGAAGAACAAACTTCTTCATTTGTCTTTCTCCATAACTGCAGTAGGACAAACAAGGTGAGATAAATTTCAAGTATCCATTGTAGCTGAACAACCAAAGGAAATTGTGTAACTTAGTCTTGAAATTTGCAAATACTTTGAACCACTTTAAGATATCAAAACTCTTGGGTTCGAAAGTAATCAGAGCGTCATGCAGAAGTTTATAATTGCAAATTATACACCCGATAAATCGGATGACAAAGAACTAAGCTAAAAagcatatattattataagatttGAAAAATTGGCCTACATATGAAAAcctaatataaaagaaaagtatAAAAACCCCCTAAATAAAACTCTTACGTTGTGGATGCAGTTATTCTGTTTTGGTATGAGAAGAGGTAGTTCAAATTTATAGAGTTTTAAACTTTTTCTATAAGGAAAAGAATAACCCGGATAGGAAAGAAAATGATGTTTTCCTTTCAGAAAAAGTAAAAGCAATTACagtaatattttgaatttccttcaaaagaaaaataaaatttacagaTGATGGGCAAAACGTAACAAAAACTTTTACTATTAtatcgtgtatttccttgtgttaGAAAATGCATCAACAAGGCCATGGCAGACTAGCTCACCACCATTACAATGTGGTGGAAAAGCCTTTCGTGGCCTTGTCGATTCTATTAACAGAAAGTATGAAACACAGATGTGAATTGTGTGTGTAATATAATCAATCCAATTTGAAAAGATGCAAACGTTAAACGTCAATAGATACTTAGGTAAACACAAGGAAAAACGTTTGGCATACCAGGCTGAGTAGAGGAAACAAATGAATATAAACACAGCATCATGGGGAAACCTAAGAATTTTTATGCATCTGATACCATTTTTTACTTTGGATTGTTGTACAAGATTACCCAGTATCGGCGAGGCAATCTTCTATGGACAACACAAGGGAAAAGTGTGATGTAGCAACTTTATTATGGCTCGTTATGCATATATGAATAACAAGTAATTCTACATTCACGTTTGCAAGTATTATAAATGAAGACGAAAATAGTACTGACCAAAAGAGTAGAATGAGCAAGAATAAATGATCCATTATCGGTACTTATATGTACATCTGCTCCATATCcatctttaaaaaatttgtcCCATGTATCTCGAGTTTCTTTAGGGACACGATAAGACTTACCATGTCCTCTATCATGAGTAATGGATTTCGAATAGATTTTACTAGGAGGAGGTGGAGGCTTTGGGATATTACATGCATTATAAACTGAAGACTTTCGATCTTCATGAGAATCCAAAGTGTGTTTCGACTCTTCTCCTTCTATTCGTATGTTAAAGCATTCACCAAAAGATTCAGGAGCCGAGGATAACCTGGGATAATCAATTTCAGGCGATGTCATCAACTATCAGATCAAACTAATTAGTTAACGATAACAAAATGTCACGACCACCTAAATAATGcgaaattgaaaatttaagacTTGTAACTTATGCCTGAGAATAAATATAACAATACGAAATGCAGTTGAATAACCCAAATCAACAATCAAAAGGTAAGCATCTACTTGCAGAGTAGTAAAGGACTAATATtccttttttgaaaatttcaaacatattaAGGGAATGGAATGGAATAACCATTATTATAAACTTACAATACTAATGAACATTAAGAATCATTGGATAGCATAAGGGCTACAAATAGTGTGCTTATTAtggttgaaaatattttcctattttcttattgtttttggtcaaaaaaagaaaatctttagaaaaataagaattacTCAAGGAAAGAAGAGAACAAATTCTACAAGTGGCATGCTATATTGATTGTGTTATTTCCACCCTCCAACATACCTCATCTTCACCCATATCCCTAGTAGGGAGAGTTGGCAAAATAGCCACTCTCCAAACTTAATTGAACATTAAGACAAAAGTCTTGAATAATTTGTGGTATACCCATTATTAATGACATCATGGTTCTTGTATGGAAGTATGGGAGGAGAAGCGACTGAATGAGATTATATGGGTATATGGAGTATGGGTATATGGTCCAAATTATATGTGGTATACCCACAAGAAGCAACTGAATGGTGATTATATGGAAGTATGGGAGGAGACGCCCAAAAGCTGGAATTGAAAATCTTTTAATAAGACGATAGTGCCCACTGCATTGTGTCATAATGATTCATATGACGATATGATTGCAAGCGTAATTGAAGTCGGTGACTTAATTTGCGAGCCAAATGACTTCGTGATTAGCTATCAAATGAATGGGAGAAGAAAAATACATCCCACATTCATACAAAATGATAGGCACGTGAGCTTGTACATATTAGatattgatattgatattgatgTCTCTAGGCCTACATTGAGGATAAACGTCAATGCAAGGTCTCCAATTGTACCAACAAATTCATTTAACAGCGACAATGATTCGATTGGAAATGAAAAATTGGGTGATCATTCAAAGGAGAGCTTGGGTGATAATTCAAATGAGAGCTCGGGTGATAATTCAATGAATATACAGATGATCCAACTAATGTGAAAAATCAATCGGTAAATGCGAAAGATCACGAATTCGAATGTTGTGAAGAAATGCAGGGAAAAAATAGGATCACAATCCAACCATTCCTTCTCCGATGGaactaatttatgtataaacCAAACTTTTAATATCAAAAACGAGTTGTAATTGTTATTAGCGAAAGCGGCGGTAAAAAAGTCCATTGATTTTGCTACTGTGAAGAGTTTTACTAAtacttaaatgtgaaatatgTATCTCGCAAATGTGCATGGATGTTGCGGGCGAGGAAATATGAGTGGTTGGATAGATTTCGTATCTACAAGTACATTGGCGAATATAGTTGTGGCATTGAATATGCCAACAATACCCatagaaattttttaatcataGTCATTGTTTCACTTTATGTAAATATGTATTGTGATGGCAAGGGTACAAATGTTTAAGAGATACAAAGAGCTatgtttaattctttttattgtaGTCCAAGCTATTGAAAATATTGGAAGAGTGGTGTGGTTGCTAAGGAAATGGTCCGAGGGAAAGCGGAGAACAGATATTCATGTTTACAAGCTTGTTCTTACATGTTCGAGACACTTAATGTTGGTCTAGTTACTGTCTCATGATAAACGAGGATAGTCATAGGTTCATGTATTATTTCTTTGCCTTTGGTGCTTGCATTAAGGAATTTGCCCACATGAAAAAGGTAATTACGGTTGATGATACTCATTTACGTGGTAAATACAAGGGTGTTTGGTTGAACGTTGTTGCACAAGATACGGAGAATCACGTTTATCCAATTGTCTTTTGTGTCGTGGACAAAGAGAATGATGCATCCTGGacattcttctttaagaaattgAAGGAAATTATGCATGGTCAATGAACCATATTTGTGTGTTTTATCTCCAATAGACACAAGAGTGTCATCAACGGTACTGTGAACATTTACAATCGTGCTTACCACAGATATTGTATGAGGCACCTCGGTGAAAATCTTTGTGTAAATCATCATTGTGGAGATTACCTTTATCGTTACCACAATGTGGAAAAGGATTATTCTTTGGTAGAGTTTGACAATTATTTTGTAGAACTCAAGAACATATGCCCCGCTGCAGCTGTCGTCCTTGATCATGATATTGGTTTTGAGAAGTGGAGCACACATTTTCCTAGCAATAGATCTGATGTTATGACCACAAATATTGCCGAGTCACTCAATGTTATGTTGATAGACAAAAGAGATTATCCTGTGACATCTAGGGAGAGGCATGCGTGTACCGTCAAATCAATGGGTAATCAAAATCGCAAGAAAAAAATGATCTAGGGTGACTGTTTGTATGTAAAGAATGTAACCGGGGACAACAATTAATTTTCCATGTTCGGTGCCGGTGTTACAACCGATGTGGACTTACTATAAAAGTCATGTTCATGTAGGGAATATGACTTGATCAAGATACTTTGTGCTCACGCGATGGCCGCTTTGCGATCAAAGCTTGACAATGAGTATGATATGAGCATCTATAAGTACTCTTCGcctttgtataaagttgaagcATACCTTCTTGCATACATGGATTCTATTAATGTTGTCCCTCTCAAGCCGGAATGGTGTGTTCCAGAAGAATTGCTTAATGTGAAGATTCTTCCGCCTCTTGTCGATAACAAGCttggaagaaaaagaagaaaacatgtCAAAGGCATCGGTGAGAATTTCAAGAGCAAGAGAAGGAACAAAGGTTCAATTTGTAAGAGAACTAGACACAAGAGAACTACAATATGGGTGAacaacaacaaattttaaacaagcttgattgaatttgtttttgtaatcaagctattttttttttggctacTGTAACCGAGTTACTGCCAACGATTATTGTGATTAGTCATGATCTAATATAGATCAATGAAAATATGACATACATTTGTACGTATAAATGTTTATTACTGAGTCCGCCTTTTCTTTATTAGACGGTGTATTATTAACATATGAAGATTCATGGTATTCGTGATGCAATGATTTTAATGCATGAATTAGAATGCTtaaagtgttggaattaatgcatcaatgtttaggCTTCCAAAATTGTCtattagtttttcaagaagtctttttagaatttcgtagtacatgtatctagtaaattgtgatacatgtatttagttatttgtgcaagactttttgttttctattttgagtagtataaatagtgatgtagttgatgattgtaatcatctcaagtggccttaagtagcctataatgaacttgagcattttctaaagatattatttttcctttcatattttctacaaattggtatcaagagcaggttttcgttcttaatctagggttaggtgaagaaaaaaatatggcatccaaaacaaatgaaggtgctGATTCTTCAGTTGTTCTTCATTTTTTGATGGAACTGATTTTGAATACTAGATTataagaatgagaacacatttgaaagctgaaggtttgtggactattgttgcaaatggctttgaagagccagaaaacgatggtgatcttacagcagcagagatgaaaaatcttgaggctaagtatcgtcaagatgcaaaagccttgagcaaaatccaaatgggagtctcaagagcatattttgcaaaaattgctacttgtgagactgcaaaggaagcttgggattttctggaaactgaggtgtatggtgacgaaaaggtacgcactataaatcttcaaactcttagaagagagtttcaaaatttaaagatgatagaatctgaaaaaattgatgaatattgcacaagagtcatgaatattgttaatgaaatgagaaatcatagtgatacaatttctgaccaacaagttgtggaaaagattctaattagtgtcacagaaaagtatgagtacatcgttggtatcactgaggagacgaaagatctttctaagctttccatcaaagagctagttggatcatttcgtgcacacgagaagcgaagattttttcgtgaagatcaacccaaagagaCGGCTTTCCagtctaaaataaatgagaattctcaaaatttctcaaaaaatcatcagaagaaaaatcaaaagccaaaaaagaagcaggatcatgatggttcttccaagaaggttgaagaaaaaggtgagaaaaactctagtcttttttgtaaagtttgcaaaaagactaatcacaatgcagaaaaatgttggcacaaaggcaagccccaatgtaacttttgtaaaaagtttggccacgttgaaaaggattgttggcacaagaaacgggagcaagcaaatttttgtgaaaaacatgaggaagaaagggaagaaaaccttttctttgcttctaaatctgatgcttcaacaaaaagcaatgaatgatatgttgatagtggttgtagtaatcacatgactggagatgaaaaggctttcctctcaattaataatagcatcactactaaagtgaagatggggaatggagccttagttgatgcgaaaggtaaaggtactatttcgatcaacatgaaaggatgcggtaagcaaattcatgatgttctttatgttcctgacttggaagaaaatttgcttagtgttggtcaactcatggaaaatggttattctcttgtgtttagagataattattgcaagatttatgataaaattgagccaaatcaagtcattgttgaagtaaagatgataaaaagaaacttccctttgcaatttcattacaatgcattaaaaaatgaaattgtagatgattcatggctttggcacaaaagattttgtcacttgaattttcatggtttaaagcttctcaagcaaaaggacatggtgcaaggccttcctgagatacatactgaggtggatacatgtgaaagttgtataatgggaaagcaacacaggaagtcttttccaaaaggggtgtcttggagagcaagtgtatttttggaactaattcataccgacatttgtggaccaatgaagactccatctcttggaagtcaaaggtattttctaatatttattgatgatttctcaagaatgacttgggtttatttcttgaaagaaaagtcagaagcatttgctacattcaagaaatttaaagcccttgttgagaagcaaaaaggttGCAGCATCAAAACCATTCGCAGTGATCGAGGAGGTGAATACACAAgtcgagaatttgaagaatattgcaaaaatgaaggcattcagaagcaacttacagcagggtatactcctcaacaaaatggtgtatctgaaagaagaaatagaacaattgttgaaatggccagaactatgatgaatgagaaagggctgccaaaatatttttgggcagaagcagtgcatacagcagttcacatccttaacaggtgtccaacaaaggcactaaaggacaagacaccagttgaagcttggagtggaattaaaccttctgtaagtcattttaaaatttttgggtgtatttgttatgctcatgtacctgctgagaaaagaacaaaattggatgaaaaaagtcaaaaatgtatctttcttggttatagtgatgtgacaaaaggatataggcttctcgatgtcaaaactaacaaacttgttgttagtagagatgtcatttttgatgaaaaaacaacatggaattgggaggataaaaagatagagaatactgctatcatatcttcaaatcaagaagaggatgagaaagatgaagatgtctctcaagggggagaaatcccagattcagataatgaagaaccgcctccaagaggaacaaaaatgttgagtgacatttatcaaagatgtaattttgccggtgttgagccagaaaattatgaagaagcaataaagcatgatgtttggaagaaagccatggaagaagaaattcgaatgatcggaaaaaataatacttgggagcttgtggctattcctagagaaagagaagttgtaagtctaaaatggatttacaaaatcaaactcaatcaggaaggagatattcaaaagcacaaagcaaggttggttgctagaggcttcacgcaaaaaccaggtattgatttttatgaaactttctctccagttgctcgtcttgagacaattagaactgtaattgttgttgctgcacaaaagaaatggaagatatttcaacttgatgttaaatcagcatttctgaatggaaaacttgatgaagagatttatgttgagcaacctcaaggattttttgttcaagggggagaagaaaaggtgtatagactaaaaaaagctctttacgggctgaagcaagctccaagagcctggtacaatgaaattgatacatactttctgaaaaataattttcagagaagtaaaagtgaagccactttgtatgtgaagaaagaacatggcagcattatcattgtttgtctctatgtggatgatttgctctttacaggaaatgatgtaaagatgatgcaaaatttcaaacaagatatgatgcaagcttatgaaatgagtgatcttggattgctaaattatttcttgggcatcgaagtttctcaagtgaaagaaggaatttttatttctcaaaagaagtatactaaaagtattcttcaaaaattcaaaatgatggattgcaggtctgtggccataccattagcagcaaatgagaagtttagaaaagatgatggagaaaagaaagttaatagctcactttttaggagtttgattggaagtttgctatatcttacttcaacaaggccagatattatgtttgctgctagtttattatccagattcatgcaagaaccaagccaagtgcattttggagctgcaaagcgtgttctacgctacttgcaaggaacaatggattatgggataatgtacaaatttggtggaaatttgaacttaattggttattctgatagtgattgggctggaagtatagatgacatgaagagtacttctggttatgctttcttatttggatcaagcatttgttcttggttatcaaaaaagcaaagtgTTTTTGCTCAATCCACTGCCGAAGCAGAATATGTTTCAGCATCTAAGGATACTTCTCAAGCTATTTGGCttaggagaatatttgaagacattggtgaaaaacaaaaaaaaagtgaccATTCTGTATTGTGAAAACAAATCAGCAATTGCAATTGCCAAGAATCCGGTCAGCCATGAAAGATCAAAACATATTTtcatcaagtatcattttatccgaGAAGCACAAGAGAAAGGCAAAATTTTGTTGCATTATTGTCAGACAGGAGAACAACTTGCTGACATTTTCACCAAAGCACTTTCTAGAGAAAAATTTTGATGCATTGGAGTTATAAAACAAATGCATTATGAgggagtgttggaattaatgcatcaatgtttagtttTCTGANTGCATTATTGTCAGACAGGAGAACAACTtgctgacatcttcaccaaagcaCTTCCTAGAGAAATTTTTTGCTATCTTCGAGAACGCATTGGAGTTATCAAGCAAATGcattaagggggagtgttagaatgaatgcatcaatgtttagtcttccaaaattgtctcttagtgtttcaagaagtctttttagaatttcgtNTTTCAAGAAGTCTCTTTAGAATTTcgtaatacatgtatctagtaaattgtgatacatgtatttcgttatttgtgcaagactttttatttttattttgagtagtataaataataatgtagttgatgattgtaatatctcaagtggccttaagtatcctataataaacttgagcattttctaaagatattatttttcctcaTATTTTCTACATAAAGAAGGAAGTGTGttgtaaaaaaaaagtcatgatCTGATTTTGTGTATTCTAATGCATGTGTATCTTTATGTGTATGAAAATATGTACTgattgtatataaaaaaaaaatcaaatgttaATTGTGAAATATGCATATGAAAATATGTATTGGTTGTCAAAATATATAGACCTCTGAAACAATCATTGCATATCTATGTATGGTGTGTGTATGATCAATGATATTTACACTCTGACATTAGTAAGGTATATTCGGGTTTATGTCTATGTTAAAGCATTGTCGATACTGCATGTACTAGAATATGATGCTTATATATAGACCAAAACTAGTAGTTTTTGAAAAAgacaacaattaattaataataaattatatttttttgaaatttatccaATTAAATAAGTTTATACAAGTCATATGATCATTTAAGAGTCCACATAAATTGGGTGTGATGATTAGAGATGTATGAGGAAGAGTTGTAGTTATACAATCAAAATTCTTATAACAATGTTTGAGAAAACATAAGTATGATGTAAGGATGTCTTGTAATACTATGAATACTCTAAAAATGACTTTCATCGTAATTGTGTAGATAAGTAATTTTCtagaaaaatgattttcatCGTATCAAAAGTATACTCTTAACTATAAATAAAACGTTTAAGAGTGCTTGTAATACTATGAATACTCTAAAAGGATTTTTACATAAATAGTCAGTCAGATTCACTGTTTACTTTTTCTAGTCGATATACTGAGTGTACCCCGGAATTATAGGTGTTGGGTGTGTTTGATGGACATTGTGGAACAGCATTGGATCATGGAGTGGAAGCAGTTAGATATGGATCCACAAAAGGATTGGATTACATCATTGTCAAGAATTATTGGGGGCAAAATGGGGAGAGAAAGGTTTTATTAGGATGAAGAGAAATACTGGTAAGACCTCAGGCCTTAGAGGAATCAACAAAATTGCTTCTTTCCCTAccaaaaataagtgaaaaaagTATTTgtgcttttttttcttttctatttgttGAATGTTGTTTCATTTGTTGTTTGAGCattatgttgtattttgttaAGGAACTATCCAAGGTATTCATCAAAGAAATTATATACTACATTCCCCTCAGTTTCATTTTATACGCCTTAATTTGATCGGACACGAAGACTTCTGAATGAATCTGCGTTAAACTAAAGATGTATGTATCACTACACCAAATGCTCTATGAATCATGTATCTTAAATATGTCTCATGAATATAAAGGGACGTTCTTTCTGGAACATACTAGAAATGAAGTATAACACGTAAATTCAAGGAGACATTATAAGAGTTAAAATAGTACAGAAAAGCCAGACTCATGCTAAAATGCAGAATACCTAAGGTAGCTAAAATTTGTCTATGGTCCTTATTTCTGCACAATTAATATAACACCAATGTAAATAACAA
This portion of the Solanum pennellii chromosome 12, SPENNV200 genome encodes:
- the LOC107006094 gene encoding BTB/POZ and TAZ domain-containing protein 3-like, with translation MTSPEIDYPRLSSAPESFGECFNIRIEGEESKHTLDSHEDRKSSVYNACNIPKPPPPPSKIYSKSITHDRGHGKSYRVPKETRDTWDKFFKDGYGADVHISTDNGSFILAHSTLLKIASPILGNLVQQSKVKNGIRCIKILRFPHDAVFIFICFLYSACYGERQMKKFVLPLLVLSHSYSVPSLRRVCTRLFEQDRLNPDNVIDGLQLGRNCDAPRLIVVCIRMIVRNFITISSSEGWEVMRRTSPTLEQELLQYVYDADSIT